One Coffea arabica cultivar ET-39 chromosome 5e, Coffea Arabica ET-39 HiFi, whole genome shotgun sequence DNA segment encodes these proteins:
- the LOC113688370 gene encoding probable calcium-binding protein CML21 — translation MGGVLQKGESPKAYLPETKLEAKIVGAMQRRESEGSSAKSFNSIILKFPKIDENLRKCKAIFQEFDMDGNGAIDPQELKQCFRKLEISFSDEEINDLFEACDINDDMGMKFNEFIVLLCLVYLLKNDPAAEHAKSRIGLPNLEATFETLVDAFVFLDKNKDGQVSKNEMVEAINETTSGERSSGRIAMKRFEEMDWDKNGMVNFKEFLFAFTRWVGIEDNDDDDDDEGAEE, via the exons ATGGGAGGTGTACTGCAAAAGGGTGAATCTCCGAAGGCTTATTTACCTGAGACAAAGCTTGAGGCCAAAATCGTCGGGGCAATGCAGAGGAGAGAAAGTGAAGGCAGCTCTGCTAAATCTTTCAACAGCATAATCTTGAAATTCCCCAAAATTGATGAGAATCTCAGAAAATGTAAAGCTATATTTCAGGAATTTG ACATGGATGGAAATGGTGCCATAGATCCACAAGAACTAAAACAGTGTTTCAGAAAACTGGAGATTAGTTTTTCAGACGAGGAAATCAATGATCTCTTTGAAGCATGTGATATTAATGATGATATGGGAATGAAGTTCAATGAATTTATTGTTCTTCTTTGCCTTGTCTATCTTCTGAAGAATGACCCTGCTGCTGAGCATGCT AAATCACGAATTGGACTGCCAAATCTTGAGGCTACATTTGAAACGTTGGTTGATGCTTTTGTATTTCTGGACAAGAACAAAGATGGTCAGGTCAGCAAGAATGAGATGGTTGAAGCAATAAATGAAACCACCTCAGGAGAGAGGTCATCTGGGCGTATTGCCATGAAAAGATTTG AAGAGATGGACTGGGATAAGAATGGAATGGTCAATTTCAAGGAATTCCTTTTTGCTTTTACTCGGTGGGTTGGAATAGAGGATaacgatgatgatgatgatgatgaaggcGCCGAGGAGTAG
- the LOC113688367 gene encoding KH domain-containing protein At5g56140-like isoform X1, which yields MSSGRYMAYSPSPSAPHSPHIGPAAASGLRSAASALAEQEKYLSELLAERHKLNPFMPVLPHSYRLLNQEILRVTTLLGNASVLDQSGLEHASPLASGGIYSHGGANVNRWASPFQSEISGLMQPPSAQNWLGSQASSSGLIVKRTIRVDIPVEQYPNFNFVGRLLGPRGNSLKRVEANTDCRVLIRGRGSIKDPTKEDMMRGKPGYEHLNEPLHILVEAELPVEVIDARLMQAREILEDLLKPVIGISNDEAFCPLQMQDESQDFYKKQQLRELAMINGTLREEGSQMSGSVSPFHNSLGMKRAKTRG from the exons ATGTCGTCTGGAAGGTACATGGCTTACTCGCCCTCTCCCTCTGCCCCTCACTCTCCTCACATCGGCCCCGCCGCCGCCAGTGGTCTACGCTCCGCCGCCTCCGCCCTTGCTGAGCAGGAAAA GTATTTATCCGAGTTACTTGCGGAAAGGCATAAGCTTAATCCGTTTATGCCAGTGCTGCCCCATAGTTATCGACTGTTGAATCAGG AAATATTGCGTGTAACCACACTCTTGGGGAATGCATCAGTTTTAGATCAAAGTGGGCTTGAACATGCTAGCCCCCTGGCTTCAGGAGGAATATATTCACATGGAGGAGCTAATGTGAACAGATGGGCATCACCATTTCAATCCGAA ATATCAGGTCTGATGCAGCCACCATCTGCACAAAATTGGTTAGGTTCTCAAGCAAGCTCATCAGGTCTTATAGTGAAACGCACAATCAGGGTTGACATTCCAGTGGAACAGTATCCTAAT TTTAATTTTGTTGGACGCCTCCTTGGTCCTAGAGGGAACTCTCTCAAGAGAGTTGAAGCCAATACTGACTGTCGTGTTCTCATTCGAGGCCGTGGCAGCATTAAGGACCCAACAAAG GAAGACATGATGAGAGGCAAACCAGGATATGAACATCTAAATGAACCACTTCACATACTAGTTGAAGCAGAATTGCCAGTTGAGGTAATCGACGCTCGTCTGATGCAAGCACGTGAGATACTTGAGGATTTGCTGAAGCCTGTG ATTGGGATATCCAATGATGAAGCATTCTGTCCTCTTCAAATGCAGGATGAATCTCAGGACTTCTATAAAAAGCAGCAGTTACGAGAACTCGCCATGATTAATGGCACTCTTCGTGAAGAAGGTTCCCAAATGTCTGGATCTGTGTCCCCTTTCCATAACAGCCTTGGGATGAAGAGGGCCAAAACGAGGGGGTAA
- the LOC113688371 gene encoding ubiquitin-conjugating enzyme E2-17 kDa isoform X2 — protein sequence MFHWQATIMGPSESPFSGGVFLVSIHFPPDYPFKPPKVSFKTKVFHPNINSNGSICLDILKEQWSPALTISKVLLSICSLLTDPNPDDPLVPEIAHMYKTDRAKYETTARSWTQKYAMG from the exons ATGTTTCACTGGCAAGCTACTATAATGGGCCCGTCTGAAAGCCCTTTTTCGGGTGGTGTTTTTCTTGTGTCTATTCATTTCCCTCCAGATTATCCTTTCAAGCCCCCTAAG GTCTCCTTCAAAACCAAAGTTTTCCACCCAAACATAAACAGCAATGGTAGCATTTGTCTTGATATCCTCAAGGAGCAGTGGAGTCCTGCACTCACTATATCTAAG GTACTGCTGTCTATTTGCTCCTTGCTGACTGATCCAAATCCAGATGATCCTCTCGTACCTGAGATCGCTCACATGTACAAGACTGATAGAGCGAAATATGAGACCACTGCTCGGTCCTGGACCCAGAAATATGCCATGGGTTGA
- the LOC113690739 gene encoding THO complex subunit 3, translating into MEERDTIPFRNLHSRDYQGHKKKVHSVAWNCSGTKLASGSVDQTARIWHIEHHGHGKVKDIELKGHTDSVDQLCWDPKHADLIATASGDKTVRLWDARSGKCSQQAELSGENINITYKPDGTHIAVGNRDDELTILDVRKFKPLHKRKFTYEVNEIAWNMTGDKFFLTTGNGTVEVLAYPSLDRVDTLMAHTAGCYCIAIDPLGRYVAVGSADSLVSLWDIKEMLCLRTFTKLEWPVRTISFNHTGEYIASASEDLFIDISNVQTGRTVHQIPCRAAMNSVEWNPKHNLLAYAGDDKNKYQADEGIFRIFGFESA; encoded by the exons ATGGAGGAGAGGGACACGATACCCTTCAGAAACCTCCACAGTAGAGACTACCAAGGCCACAAGAAAAAG GTGCATTCGGTGGCATGGAACTGCAGTGGGACGAAGCTCGCTTCTGGTTCGGTTGATCAAACTGCTCGCATTTGGCACATTGAGCATCACGGCCAT GGTAAAGTTAAAGATATAGAGTTGAAGGGTCACACTGATAGTGTGGATCAGTTGTGCTGGGATCCTAAACATGCTGATTTGATAGCAACTGCGTCAGGTGACAAGACAGTTCGCTTGTGGGATGCTCGTA GTGGAAAATGTTCACAGCAAGCTGAACTTAGCGGAGAGAATATCAATATTACCTATAAGCCTGATGGGACACATATTGCTGTAGGGAACAGG GATGATGAATTGACTATATTGGATGTTCGCAAATTTAAGCCTCTCCACAAGCGCAAGTTCACATATGAG GTCAATGAGATTGCATGGAACATGACAGGAGACAAGTTCTTTCTGACCACAGGGAATG GTACTGTGGAAGTACTAGCTTATCCATCTCTTGATCGAGTTGACACCCTTATGGCTCATACAGCTGGTTGCTACTGCATTGCCATTGACCCATTAGGAAG ATACGTTGCTGTTGGAAGTGCTGATTCCTTGGTCAGTCTTTGGGATATCAAGGAGATGCTATGTCTGCGCACGTTTACGAAACTTGA ATGGCCAGTTAGAACAATAAGTTTCAATCACACGGGAGAGTACATTGCTTCAGCCAGTGAGGATTTGTTTATTGATATT TCAAATGTTCAAACTGGACGAACAGTTCACCAAATTCCATGTCGAGCTGCAATGAATAGTGTAGAATGGAACCCAAAGCACAACTTACTAGCATATGCAGGAGATGATAAGAACAAATATCAGGCTGATGAAG GTATATTTCGGATATTTGGCTTTGAGAGTGCCTAG
- the LOC113688367 gene encoding KH domain-containing protein At5g56140-like isoform X2: MSSGRYMAYSPSPSAPHSPHIGPAAASGLRSAASALAEQEKYLSELLAERHKLNPFMPVLPHSYRLLNQEILRVTTLLGNASVLDQSGLEHASPLASGGIYSHGGANVNRWASPFQSEISGLMQPPSAQNWLGSQASSSGLIVKRTIRVDIPVEQYPNFNFVGRLLGPRGNSLKRVEANTDCRVLIRGRGSIKDPTKEDMMRGKPGYEHLNEPLHILVEAELPVEVIDARLMQAREILEDLLKPVDESQDFYKKQQLRELAMINGTLREEGSQMSGSVSPFHNSLGMKRAKTRG, from the exons ATGTCGTCTGGAAGGTACATGGCTTACTCGCCCTCTCCCTCTGCCCCTCACTCTCCTCACATCGGCCCCGCCGCCGCCAGTGGTCTACGCTCCGCCGCCTCCGCCCTTGCTGAGCAGGAAAA GTATTTATCCGAGTTACTTGCGGAAAGGCATAAGCTTAATCCGTTTATGCCAGTGCTGCCCCATAGTTATCGACTGTTGAATCAGG AAATATTGCGTGTAACCACACTCTTGGGGAATGCATCAGTTTTAGATCAAAGTGGGCTTGAACATGCTAGCCCCCTGGCTTCAGGAGGAATATATTCACATGGAGGAGCTAATGTGAACAGATGGGCATCACCATTTCAATCCGAA ATATCAGGTCTGATGCAGCCACCATCTGCACAAAATTGGTTAGGTTCTCAAGCAAGCTCATCAGGTCTTATAGTGAAACGCACAATCAGGGTTGACATTCCAGTGGAACAGTATCCTAAT TTTAATTTTGTTGGACGCCTCCTTGGTCCTAGAGGGAACTCTCTCAAGAGAGTTGAAGCCAATACTGACTGTCGTGTTCTCATTCGAGGCCGTGGCAGCATTAAGGACCCAACAAAG GAAGACATGATGAGAGGCAAACCAGGATATGAACATCTAAATGAACCACTTCACATACTAGTTGAAGCAGAATTGCCAGTTGAGGTAATCGACGCTCGTCTGATGCAAGCACGTGAGATACTTGAGGATTTGCTGAAGCCTGTG GATGAATCTCAGGACTTCTATAAAAAGCAGCAGTTACGAGAACTCGCCATGATTAATGGCACTCTTCGTGAAGAAGGTTCCCAAATGTCTGGATCTGTGTCCCCTTTCCATAACAGCCTTGGGATGAAGAGGGCCAAAACGAGGGGGTAA
- the LOC113688371 gene encoding ubiquitin-conjugating enzyme E2-17 kDa isoform X1, producing MASKRIQKELKDLQKDPPASCSAGPVGEDMFHWQATIMGPSESPFSGGVFLVSIHFPPDYPFKPPKVSFKTKVFHPNINSNGSICLDILKEQWSPALTISKVLLSICSLLTDPNPDDPLVPEIAHMYKTDRAKYETTARSWTQKYAMG from the exons ATGGCCTCCAAGAGGATCCAGAAGGAACTTAAGGATTTGCAGAAGGACCCTCCTGCTTCTTGCAGTGCTG GACCTGTCGGTGAGGATATGTTTCACTGGCAAGCTACTATAATGGGCCCGTCTGAAAGCCCTTTTTCGGGTGGTGTTTTTCTTGTGTCTATTCATTTCCCTCCAGATTATCCTTTCAAGCCCCCTAAG GTCTCCTTCAAAACCAAAGTTTTCCACCCAAACATAAACAGCAATGGTAGCATTTGTCTTGATATCCTCAAGGAGCAGTGGAGTCCTGCACTCACTATATCTAAG GTACTGCTGTCTATTTGCTCCTTGCTGACTGATCCAAATCCAGATGATCCTCTCGTACCTGAGATCGCTCACATGTACAAGACTGATAGAGCGAAATATGAGACCACTGCTCGGTCCTGGACCCAGAAATATGCCATGGGTTGA
- the LOC140006799 gene encoding uncharacterized protein: MAETKDAHVVVEIPVDEEHQQKLISAMSTTSSAIQHHPLMEISQSPGHLLLLKLWQREEDLFGRKIAIKEARLDNIRKEIFQLCCFYFIFHGLFLTISFTSYNSDENQHRNMCHRWWIPSVLSMCTSLVVVFLVQMKLFRYWKVTNQLQREKNDNRTLTRCIQELRMKGASFDLSKEPQNGKRMKSSSVEIKWKPLSSLSQYLITLCLVCFAGLIFPTSRFILCA; this comes from the coding sequence ATGGCAGAAACGAAAGATGCCCATGTCGTAGTCGAAATTCCTGTAGACGAAGAGCATCAGCAGAAGCTCATCTCTGCAATGAGCACAACATCTTCAGCCATACAACACCATCCATTAATGGAGATCTCCCAAAGCCCAGGCCATCTCTTGCTTCTCAAGCTCTGGCAAAGAGAAGAAGATCTTTTTGGCCGCAAAATTGCCATAAAAGAAGCCAGATTGGATAATATTAGAAAAGAAATATTTCAGCTGTGttgtttttactttatttttcatGGGCTATTCTTAACAATTTCATTTACATCTTATAATTCAGACGAGAACCAGCACCGTAATATGTGCCACAGATGGTGGATCCCATCTGTTTTGAGCATGTGTACTTCTCTAGTTGTCGTGTTTTTGGTTCAGATGAAGCTTTTCAGGTACTGGAAAGTGACTAATCAGTTGCAGAGAGAGAAGAACGATAATCGAACACTTACAAGATGTATTCAAGAGCTGAGGATGAAGGGGGCTAGCTTTGATTTGTCTAAGGAGCCCCAGaatggaaaaagaatgaaaagctCTAGTGTGGAGATCAAATGGAAGCCCCTTTCTTCGCTCTCTCAGTATCTCATTACCCTTTGCCTGGTTTGTTTTGCAGGCTTGATCTTCCCCACCAGCAGATTCATCCTTTGTGCTTAG